CGCCGCGACGCAGATCAGCAGGATCGCCGCCCACAGCGGGAAGTCCAGGGTGCCCGCCGTGATCAGCAGACCGCAGGTGAACAGCAGCGAGTCGCCCGGCAGGAAGAAGCCGATGAGCAGACCGGACTCGGCGAAGACGATGAGCAGCAGGCCCCAGATGCCGAAGTTGTCCAGGAGCGTGTTCGGATCCAGCCAGCTTGGACCTAGGGCAAGCGTCGTCACGGTTCCGGGCTCCTGAGGGGTGAAGGGAGGTGCGGCGGTCCTGTTCGGCCGACCAAAGCTATCAACGCAATGGGTCCACCCCAGGTTCCACCCGTGGCTCCAGGATGCACTGTGCGCCGACTGGGACAAAGCTGTGAGCCATGGGCATCGAAGAATACGGAGGCGGCCAGGGTCCGCAGTCGGACGTTCTGGTCGTGACGACGAACGACGTACCCGGATACCGCGTCGAGCGGGTCATCGGTGAGGTGTTCGGCCTCACCGTGCGCTCGCGTCATCTGGGCAGCCAGATCGGCGCGGGTCTGAAGTCGATGATCGGCGGTGAGCTCAAGGGGCTCACCAAGACGCTGGTCGAGACGAGGAACCAGGCCATGGAACGGCTCGTCGAGCAGGCACGCACGCGTGGCGGCAACGGCGTCCTGATGTTCCGCTTCGACGTGAGCGAGGCGGCGGACGTCGGCACGGAGGTGTGCGCGTACGGGACGGCCGTGGTCCTCGTGAAGGAGTAGCGCGAACGGCCCGTGCGGGCCGGCACGGGTAAGGGGCGGCCGCCATGGACGGACGCCCCCTACTCCTCTGTCTACGGCCGGTGCGCGCCCGTGGGCGGGCGGCCGGTCCTCACGCGCCGGCCCGGACCGCGTTCGCCGCGATCGCGTCCCTCAGGTGCTCGGCCAGTCCCGGCCGCATGGAGTCGTAGAACTCCTTGAACCGCTCGTCGGCGACGTACATCTCGCCGAGTCCTCGGTGGATCGCGTAGGTGCAGTCGTAGAACCACCGGGTGATGTGCCGCCGGTGCTCCTCGGCCAGGTCCATGGCCCGCTCGCCGTCCGGCGGATCACCGGCCTCCATGAGGGCTGCGTACCGCTCGCCCCACGACGCCACCTCCGCCTGCATCCGCTTCCAGTCGTCCTTGGTGTAGCCGGCCGCACGGCGCTGCGACTCGGCGTAGGTGTCCGTCCCTCCCCAGCGGCGTTCGGCCTCCTCCGCGTGTGCCTCGGGGTCCTTGTCCCCGAAGACCTCGAACCTCTCCTCGGGCGTGAGGTTGATGCCCATCGTGCGTGCCTCCATGGCGTGCTCCACGGCCGCCGCCATCTTCTGCAGTCTCTCGATCCGGGCGGTGAGCAGGTCGTGCTGACGGCGCAGGTGTGTGCGCGGGTCGGCCTTCCCGGTCGCCTGGTCGTCGAGCAGGGCGGCGACCTCGTCGAGCGGGAAGCCGAGCTCCCGGTAGAACAGGATCTGCTGCAGCCGGTCGAGGTCGGCGTCGTCGTAGCGCCGGTGCCCCGCGTGGCTGCGCCCGCCGGGTGCGAGCAGGCCGATCTCGTCGTAGTGGTGCAGCGTGCGCACCGTGATCCCGGCGAAACCGGCGACCTGGCCCACTGAGTAGCTCAACGTCCGCTCCTTCCTCGGTACGCGCTTCACGATGGGTCCTCACGCCACGTGAGGTGCAAGTCCCGGCCCGTCGTCCGGCCCGGGACGCCCCCGGGCGGCCTCTCCCCCGCCGGGCTCCGGCGGCCGCTCGGGATGTTATGTCCGTTTCACGCACTTAGGGTGAGCCCGTGACCGAAGAAGCGGCTCCCCCGGGGCCGGCCCCCTCCGGGGCGATGCGCGCACGGACCCTGCTGCCGCTGTTCCTTCCTGCCGTGGTCGTCGGCGCGGTCGCCAGCCTCCTCTTCGTCGGCGTGAGCGAGCTGGCCGAACAGCTCAAGGACGTGCTGTGGACCACTCTCCCGGACGCGCTCGGCATCGGCGGCTACTCCTCCCTGTGGATGATCGTCATGCTCACCGCCACCGGTGTCCTGGTCGGTCTGGTGGTGTGGAAGGCACCGGGACACGCGGGCCCCGACCCGGCGACCCTGGGGCTCCAGGCCTCCCCGATGGCCCTCGTGATCCTCCCGGGGCTCCTCGTGGCGACCGCGCTGATGCTGGCCGGCGGTCCGAGCCTCGGCCCCGAGAACCCGATCATCGCGGTCAACGTGGCGCTGGCGTTCTGGGCGGGCCGCAGGTTCGCGCCCGCCGCCCCCGGCGAGGTGTGGGTGACCCTGGCCGAGGCCGCGACCATCGGCGCCCTGTTCGGTACGCCGGTGGCGGCGGCGCTGGTCATCTCCGAGGCGCTCGCCGGGCGCCAGGTGAGGGGCAGGCTGTGGGACAACCTCTTCGCCCCGCTGACGGCGGCTTCGGTGGGCTCGATGACCACGGCGCTGCTCGGCCATTCGAGCTTCGACCTCGATCTGCCCCCGCTCGGCGATCCCGGCTGGGCCGACGTCCTGTCCGCGCTGGTGATCGCCTCCGCGGCGGCCGTGCTGGGCATGGCCGCGGTCTACGTCTTCCCCTACGTCCACAAGGTCTTCTCGCGCCTGCGTCGCCCCATGGTGGCGCTTCCCGTCGGCGGGCTCGTCCTCGGCCTGCTCGGCTGTCTGGGCGGCTCCCTGACGCTGTTCAAGGGCCTGGACCAGGTCGCCGAGCTGGCCAGGAACCCCGACGGCTACTCGGCGGGCCGGCTCGCGCTGATGACCGTGGTGAAGCTGGCCGCGCTGGTGATCGCGGCGTCCTGCGGCTTCCGCGGCGGCCGCATCTTCCCGGCCGTGTTCGCGGGCGCCGCGTTCGGCCTGTGCGCCCACGCACTCGTTCCCTCGGTCCCGGCCTCGCTGGGACTGGCCGCCGGAGTCCTGGGCACGCTCCTCGCGATCACCCGGCAGGGCTGGGTGAGCCTGTTCACCGCCGCCGTTCTGGTGTCCTCGCCCTCGATCATCGCCCTTCTGTGCATCGCCTCCCTGCCGGCCTGGCTGCTGGTGACGGGCCGGCCCCAGATGCAGCTGCGCGAGGACGGGACCGCGATCCGATGACCCGATCCGTGAACCGCGGGAGTGCCCGCATCCGATGAACGAAGGGGACACTCCGTCCCGCAGACCGATGGGAGAAGACCCATGGCGCTCCACAAGGGCCACCAGGCGCACGAAGAGAGCCCGATGTCCGTCAACCCGTTCTACGGGGAGACCAACCCGGTCAGCGGCATGGTCGAGGCGCCGCCGAAGCACCGCCTCCCGGACGGCCCGCTGCCGCCCACCACGGCGCTCCAGATCGTGCACGACGAGCTGATGCTGGACGGGAACTCCCGGCTGAACCTCGCCACCTTCGTCACCACCTGGATGGAACCGCAGGCGGGGATGCTGATGGCGGAGTGCCGCGACAAGAACATGATCGACAAGGACGAGTACCCGCGCACGGCCGAGCTGGAGCGGCGCTGCGTGGCGATGCTCGCCGAGCTGTGGCACGCGCCGGACCCCTCCGCGACGGTCGGCTGTTCGACGACCGGGTCGAGCGAGGCGTGCATGCTCGCCGGCATGGCGCTGAAGCGGCGCTGGACGCAGCGCAACGCCGACCGCTACCCCGGCGCGCGGCCCAACCTGGTGATGGGGGTGAACGTCCAGGTCTGCTGGGACAAGTTCTGCAACTTCTGGGAGGTCGAGGCCCGCCAGGTCCCCATGGAGGGCGACCGGTTCCATCTCGACCCCCAGGCGGCGGCCGAGCTGTGCGACGAGAACACCATCGGGGTCGTCGGCATCCTCGGCTCCACCTTCGACGGGTCGTACGAGCCGATCCAGGAGCTGTGCGAGGCGCTGGACGCCCTCCAGGAGCGCACGGGCCTCGACATCCCCGTCCATGTCGACGGCGCGTCCGGCGCGATGGTCGCGCCCTTCATCGACGAGGACCTCGTCTGGGACTTCCGGCTGCCGCGGGTGGCGTCGATCAACACCTCGGGCCACAAGTACGGCCTGGTGTACCCGGGCGTCGGCTGGGCGCTCTGGCGGACCCCCGAGGACCTGCCCGAGGAGCTGGTGTTCCGGGTGAACTACCTGGGCGGCGACATGCCGACCTTCGCGCTCAACTTCTCGCGCCCCGGAGCGCAGGTCGCCGCGCAGTACTACACGTTCCTGCGGCTGGGCCGCGAGGGCTACCGGACGGTGCAGCAGACGACCCGGGACGTGGCACGAGGTCTGGCCGAACGGGTCGACTGCCTGGGCGACTTCCGGCTCATCACCCGGGGCGACGAGCTGCCGGTGTTCGCCTTCACGACGACGCCGGACATCACCTCGTACGACGTGTTCGACGTGTCCCGGCGCATGCGCGAGAGCGGCTGGCTGATCCCGGCGTACACGTTCCCCGAGAACCGGCAGGACCTGTCGGTGCTGCGGGTGGTGTGCCGCAACGGCTTCACCTCCGACCTGGCCGAGCTGTTCATCGACGACCTGAAGCGGCTGCTGCCCGAACTGCGCGCCCAGTCCGCCCCGTTGACCCGGGACAAGAGCGCGGCGACCAGCTTCCACCACTAGGGCGGCCCCGGGGCGGGTCGTCCACGCTCAGCCGGTGGCGCGGTCGTGACGGGTCAGCGGGTGTCCTCCGGGTGCCGCTCGCCCGTCGCGTACGGGTTCTCCTCGCCCTCCGCGAGGACCCCGACGAACGGCGCGCCCTCCCCCGCGAAGGTGTACGCGCCGGCCTCGACGCGGGAGATCAGACCGCGGGTCCACGCCGCGTCGGCATCGGCGGAGTGGACCCACAGGTTCATGATCTCCCCGATGTGGCCGAGCTGTTCCGGGCCGTCCTCGGGCACATAGTGCCCGGTCACCGCCGCCCGCCACTCCTCGATCCTCCCGATCCGCTCCTTCAGGAGGGACAGGGCCTCCTCCCGCGGGAGGTCGACCATGAAGCCGATCCCCGCCGACCGCACGTCCATCTTCTGGTCGTACGCCGTCAGGGACGCCCGCAGCAGCGCCAGGAACTCCGCGGTGCCGCTGTCCGTGATCTCGTACTCGGTGCGGGGCGGGCCGCCGGCCGTGGACGGCGCGATCTCGTGGGCGTGCAGCAAGCCCTGCTTGGCCATCTGCTTGAGCGCGTGGTAGATCGAGCCGGGTTTGGCGTTGGACCACTCGTGCGCGCCCCAGTACTCCAGGTCGTTGCGCACCTGGTAGCCGTGGGCCCGCCCGTGCTGGCGTACCGCGCCGAGCACGAGGAGACGGATCGCTGACATGCCGCCCAGCCTAGGCGCGGTGTCAGCCCCAGGAGGTGCCCCGCTCCTGTGCGACCAGCTCGAAGGCCGTCCTCCCGTCCAGCGACTCGCGGATGATGTCGGCGTGGCCCGCGTGCCGGGCCGTCTCGCGGATCAGGTGGAGGGCCACCCACCGCATCGACACGCGTCCCTCGGGCGGGAACCAGGGGTCGGCCGGGAGCGCGAAGGTCGCGTCGAGACTCGGCACCGAGCGCAGGAACGCGTCGGTCTCGGCGGCGACCTTCTCCCAGTACGCGAGCTGGGAGGCGACGGTCTCGCCCTCGACCAGCACGAAGCACTCGTGCCAGTTCGACTCGTCCCGCCGCACGGCGGGGGCCTCGCCCCGGGCGCGGGCGATCCACCCCTGCTCGACCTCGGCGACATGCTTGAGCAGCCCGGACAGGGACAGTTCGCTCGCGCTCGGCCGGCTCGCGGCCTGCTCCTCGGTGAGTCCGAGCAGCGCCCGGCGGACACCGCCCCGCTGCTCCTCGATGAAGGCGAGCAGCGCACCGCGCTCGTCGCCCCGTTCCTCGGCTCCCACGTGCGTGACCATGAACGGCCCCTCTCGTCCCATCGGGTCCTTCTGCCTGACACCGATGGACGCTACGGGCCCTTGCGGTCAGGTTCTGTCCGCAAGGGCCCGAGTGCGCGAGAAGGGGGCGAGGACCGTCTCGGCGGTCGCGAGGGGACGTTCCCCTCCGGCTGCCGGAGGCCGTCAGGAGCCGTCAGGAGCCCTCAGAAGGGGAAGCGGCTGCGGCCGTGCTGCACGGAGATCCACTTCGTGGTGGTGAACGCGTCGACCGTCGTCTCGCCGTTCAGGCGGCCGATGCCGGAGTGCTTCTCGCCGCCGAACGGGACGAGGGGCTCGTCGTGGACGGTGCCGTCGTTCACGTGGAACATGCCGGTGTCGATCTGCTTGGCGAAGTTCACGCCGCGCTCGACGTCGGCGGTGTGGACGGCGCCGGACAGTCCGTAGGGGGTGTCGTTGACGAGGCGGACGGCCTCCTCCTCGCCGTCGAAGGGGACGAGGAAGACGACCGGCCCGAAGACCTCCTGGCGAAGCAGGGCGGAGTCGGCGGGCAGGCCGGTCAGGACGGAGGGCTCGACCAGGTTGTCGGTGGTCGTACCGTGCACCAGGGCGGTGGCGCCCTCGGCGATCGCCTGCTCGACGGTGGCCGAAAGGGAGTCCGCCTGCGAGGAGTTGATGACGGGGCCGATCACCGTCTGCGGGTCGCCGGGGTCACCGGCCTTCAGCGTCCGCACCTTGGCGACGAACTTCTCGGTGAACTCCGCCTCGACGGAGCGGTCCACGAGGACACGGTTCGCGGCCATGCAGACCTGGCCCTGGTGGACGTAGCGGCTGAAGACGGCGGCGTCGACCGCGTAGTCGACGTCCGCGTCGTCCAGCACCACCAGGGCGCTGTTGCCGCCCAGTTCGAGGACCGAGCGCTTGAAGTTCGCGGCGCAGACCGTGGCGACGTGCCGGCCGACCTTGTCGGAGCCGGTGAAGGAGATGACCTTCGGCACCGGGTGCTCGATGAAGGCGTCGCCTATCTCGGCTATGTCGGTGATGACGACGTTCAGCAGGCCGCCCGGCAGCCCCGCGTCCTCGAAGATCTTCGCGACCAGGGAGCCGCCGACGATCGGCGTGTTCTGGTGCGGCTTGAGGACCACGCCGTTGCCGAGCGCGAGGGCCGGGGCGACGGACTTGACCGACAGCAGGAAGGGGAAGTTGAAGGGGCTGATGACACCCACGACGCCCACCGGGACGCGGTAGAGGCGGTTCTCCTTGCCGTCGACCGGCGAGGGGATGATCTTCCCCTCGGGACGCAGCGCCAGCTGGACCGACTCGCGCAGGAACTCCCGGACGAGGTGCAGCTCGAACGCGGCCTTGAGACGGGTGCCGCCCAGCTCCGCGATGATCACCTCGGTGATCTCGGCCTCACGCTCGTCGATGAGGGCGAGGGCCTTCTCGAAGACGGCGCGGCGCGCGTACGGGTTGGTGGCGCCCCATTCCTTCTGGGCGCGCTCGGCGGCACGGTAGGCGTCGTCGACCTCCTCCACCGTGGCGATGGTGATCGAGGCCAGCTTCTCGCCGTCGTACGGGTTGAAGTCGATGATGTCCCAGGAGCCGGTGCCCGGGCGCCACTCGCCGTCGATGTACTGCTGGGCCAGGTCGGTGAAGTAGGACGACATGCGCTCCCTCAATCCCTGTGCTGCCGAAGCAGGCTCCTGGCCCGGGGCAGCGGACATCCGATCACGGTCTGATCACACGTCATCGTACTTGTGTTTCAAGGGAGTTGAAGGTGACCTGGCAAGTCCGGGCGTCGATCAGGAGAGCTGGAGGAGACCCCGGAGCAGGTCGCGGCTCTCGGACGGCCCGGGGCTGTCCTGCTGGAGCTCCTTGAGCGCGCTCTCGTACTGCGTGACGTCCTCGCGCTTGTCCAGGTAGAGCGCGCTGGTCAGCTGCTCCAGATAGACCACGTCCGAGAGGTCGGACTCCGGGAAACTGAGGAGGGTGAAGGAGCCGCTCTCGCCGGAGTGCCCGCCGAAGCTGAACGGCATCACCTGGAGCCGGACGTTGGGCTGTTCCGACACGTCGATCAGGTGCTGGAGCTGTCCGCGCATCACCTCGCGGTCACCGTACGGACGGCGGAGCGCGGCCTCGTCGAGGACGATGTGGAACTCCGGGGCGTTCGGGGCGAGGAGGTACTTCTGGCGCTCCAGACGCAGCGCGACACGACGGTCGACGTCGGCGGCGGAGGCGCCCTTCATGCCCCGCCGGACCACCGCGTGGGCGTACGCCTCGGTCTGCAACAGGCCGTGCACGAACTGGACTTCGTAGACACGGATCAGGTGGGCGGCGCCTTCGAGGCCCACATAGGTGGGGAACCAGCTCGGCAGGACGTCGGAGTAACTGTGCCACCAGCCCGCGACGTTGGCCTCCTTGGCGAGCGAGACCAGGGAGGTGCGCTCCGCCTCGTCGGTGATGCCGTAGAGCGTCAGCAGATCCTCGACGTCGCGCGTCTTGAAGCTCACCCGTCCCAACTCCATGCGGCTGATCTTCGATTCGGAGGCGCGGATCGAGTAGCCGGCCGCTTCGCGGGTGATGCCACGCGCCTCACGCAGGCGCCGCAGATGTGACCCCAGCAGCATGCGCCGCACCACCGAGCCGCTCGACTCACCAGCGCTCACGTTCGTCCGCCTCCCCAACCGTCTTCCAGACGCCGCAGTCTGCCACTAAAACACTTCAAGCAGTACTCGTTCGGTTACGGAAACGGAAAGGAGCCAAAGGAGGCGCGCAGTAACAGATCAACAGACCGTCAACAACGGGAATATCTCGCCAGAATAAATGCACAGGAATCAGGAGAGGAAGGTCCAATCCGGTCGCGTGCACGTGCATCTGCCCTTGCATCTGCTGTACGCATTCGGAACCATGGTCCCCGCGCCACCGCTGCATCGCAACGACCGCGAACACCCGGGAGTGCCTCGCATGGGGACGAATGGATCGACCATGCTCGAACCCTTACGGCAGGGACTTCCGCCTCTCGATCCCGCGGCCGTGTGCAGCGCCGCCTCGTGCGCTCTGCCAGCCCGTTTCGAGGCGGTCCGTGAGGCGCGGCAGTTCACCCGCAGGACGCTGGACCAGTGGGACATCGGCGAGCGGTTCGACGACGTCTGTCTGGTCGTCTCCGAACTCGTCACCAACGCACTGCGGCACGCGCTGCCCTCGGACACCCCGCGTGACGACCAAGGGCCGCCCGTACGGCTGCACTTG
The window above is part of the Streptomyces sp. NBC_01428 genome. Proteins encoded here:
- a CDS encoding aldehyde dehydrogenase family protein, producing the protein MSSYFTDLAQQYIDGEWRPGTGSWDIIDFNPYDGEKLASITIATVEEVDDAYRAAERAQKEWGATNPYARRAVFEKALALIDEREAEITEVIIAELGGTRLKAAFELHLVREFLRESVQLALRPEGKIIPSPVDGKENRLYRVPVGVVGVISPFNFPFLLSVKSVAPALALGNGVVLKPHQNTPIVGGSLVAKIFEDAGLPGGLLNVVITDIAEIGDAFIEHPVPKVISFTGSDKVGRHVATVCAANFKRSVLELGGNSALVVLDDADVDYAVDAAVFSRYVHQGQVCMAANRVLVDRSVEAEFTEKFVAKVRTLKAGDPGDPQTVIGPVINSSQADSLSATVEQAIAEGATALVHGTTTDNLVEPSVLTGLPADSALLRQEVFGPVVFLVPFDGEEEAVRLVNDTPYGLSGAVHTADVERGVNFAKQIDTGMFHVNDGTVHDEPLVPFGGEKHSGIGRLNGETTVDAFTTTKWISVQHGRSRFPF
- a CDS encoding ion channel protein, whose amino-acid sequence is MRARTLLPLFLPAVVVGAVASLLFVGVSELAEQLKDVLWTTLPDALGIGGYSSLWMIVMLTATGVLVGLVVWKAPGHAGPDPATLGLQASPMALVILPGLLVATALMLAGGPSLGPENPIIAVNVALAFWAGRRFAPAAPGEVWVTLAEAATIGALFGTPVAAALVISEALAGRQVRGRLWDNLFAPLTAASVGSMTTALLGHSSFDLDLPPLGDPGWADVLSALVIASAAAVLGMAAVYVFPYVHKVFSRLRRPMVALPVGGLVLGLLGCLGGSLTLFKGLDQVAELARNPDGYSAGRLALMTVVKLAALVIAASCGFRGGRIFPAVFAGAAFGLCAHALVPSVPASLGLAAGVLGTLLAITRQGWVSLFTAAVLVSSPSIIALLCIASLPAWLLVTGRPQMQLREDGTAIR
- a CDS encoding helix-turn-helix domain-containing protein — protein: MLLGSHLRRLREARGITREAAGYSIRASESKISRMELGRVSFKTRDVEDLLTLYGITDEAERTSLVSLAKEANVAGWWHSYSDVLPSWFPTYVGLEGAAHLIRVYEVQFVHGLLQTEAYAHAVVRRGMKGASAADVDRRVALRLERQKYLLAPNAPEFHIVLDEAALRRPYGDREVMRGQLQHLIDVSEQPNVRLQVMPFSFGGHSGESGSFTLLSFPESDLSDVVYLEQLTSALYLDKREDVTQYESALKELQQDSPGPSESRDLLRGLLQLS
- a CDS encoding PadR family transcriptional regulator, with translation MSAIRLLVLGAVRQHGRAHGYQVRNDLEYWGAHEWSNAKPGSIYHALKQMAKQGLLHAHEIAPSTAGGPPRTEYEITDSGTAEFLALLRASLTAYDQKMDVRSAGIGFMVDLPREEALSLLKERIGRIEEWRAAVTGHYVPEDGPEQLGHIGEIMNLWVHSADADAAWTRGLISRVEAGAYTFAGEGAPFVGVLAEGEENPYATGERHPEDTR
- a CDS encoding glutamate decarboxylase; the encoded protein is MALHKGHQAHEESPMSVNPFYGETNPVSGMVEAPPKHRLPDGPLPPTTALQIVHDELMLDGNSRLNLATFVTTWMEPQAGMLMAECRDKNMIDKDEYPRTAELERRCVAMLAELWHAPDPSATVGCSTTGSSEACMLAGMALKRRWTQRNADRYPGARPNLVMGVNVQVCWDKFCNFWEVEARQVPMEGDRFHLDPQAAAELCDENTIGVVGILGSTFDGSYEPIQELCEALDALQERTGLDIPVHVDGASGAMVAPFIDEDLVWDFRLPRVASINTSGHKYGLVYPGVGWALWRTPEDLPEELVFRVNYLGGDMPTFALNFSRPGAQVAAQYYTFLRLGREGYRTVQQTTRDVARGLAERVDCLGDFRLITRGDELPVFAFTTTPDITSYDVFDVSRRMRESGWLIPAYTFPENRQDLSVLRVVCRNGFTSDLAELFIDDLKRLLPELRAQSAPLTRDKSAATSFHH
- a CDS encoding YbjQ family protein — translated: MGIEEYGGGQGPQSDVLVVTTNDVPGYRVERVIGEVFGLTVRSRHLGSQIGAGLKSMIGGELKGLTKTLVETRNQAMERLVEQARTRGGNGVLMFRFDVSEAADVGTEVCAYGTAVVLVKE
- a CDS encoding MerR family transcriptional regulator codes for the protein MSYSVGQVAGFAGITVRTLHHYDEIGLLAPGGRSHAGHRRYDDADLDRLQQILFYRELGFPLDEVAALLDDQATGKADPRTHLRRQHDLLTARIERLQKMAAAVEHAMEARTMGINLTPEERFEVFGDKDPEAHAEEAERRWGGTDTYAESQRRAAGYTKDDWKRMQAEVASWGERYAALMEAGDPPDGERAMDLAEEHRRHITRWFYDCTYAIHRGLGEMYVADERFKEFYDSMRPGLAEHLRDAIAANAVRAGA
- a CDS encoding ATP-binding protein; this translates as MGTNGSTMLEPLRQGLPPLDPAAVCSAASCALPARFEAVREARQFTRRTLDQWDIGERFDDVCLVVSELVTNALRHALPSDTPRDDQGPPVRLHLMRWTSRLVCAVRDPSHESPVAGDSDDFSAESGRGLFLVDSFADGWGWHPLAGTLSGKVVWALFRLPPQPAPTAPPCA
- a CDS encoding DinB family protein, producing the protein MVTHVGAEERGDERGALLAFIEEQRGGVRRALLGLTEEQAASRPSASELSLSGLLKHVAEVEQGWIARARGEAPAVRRDESNWHECFVLVEGETVASQLAYWEKVAAETDAFLRSVPSLDATFALPADPWFPPEGRVSMRWVALHLIRETARHAGHADIIRESLDGRTAFELVAQERGTSWG